The Blautia hydrogenotrophica DSM 10507 genome window below encodes:
- a CDS encoding S8 family peptidase has translation MENLSYTGKGVCVAVLDTGIYPHMDLSRRIVAFYDYINQREFPYDDNGHGTHVCGILAGSGEASGGKYRGVAPGCLLIGMKVLDRNGNGRKEDVLKALDWVIRNKEEYGIRIVNISVGTTYDHTSQNDVLIQGVERAWDSGLIVVAAAGNRGPNPGSVTSPGSSRKIITVGSSDLLLGKSGISGRGPTFECVCKPDLVAPGSHIVACTPGSKNGYGIKSGTSMSTPLISGAIALLLEKHPDLTNVQVKKILLESVDDMGLSHNQQGRGVFNLKKFLER, from the coding sequence ATGGAAAATCTGAGTTATACAGGCAAAGGTGTCTGTGTAGCTGTGCTGGATACGGGAATTTATCCTCATATGGATTTGAGTAGGCGTATTGTCGCCTTTTATGACTATATTAACCAGAGGGAATTTCCCTATGATGACAATGGTCACGGAACGCATGTCTGTGGCATTTTGGCGGGGAGTGGAGAGGCATCTGGTGGGAAATACAGAGGAGTTGCGCCGGGCTGTCTTTTGATTGGAATGAAAGTTCTAGACCGGAATGGCAATGGAAGAAAAGAGGATGTATTAAAAGCGCTGGACTGGGTGATTCGCAATAAGGAAGAATATGGGATTCGCATTGTGAATATCTCTGTGGGAACCACCTACGATCATACCTCCCAGAATGATGTGCTGATACAAGGGGTGGAGAGAGCCTGGGACAGTGGACTGATTGTGGTGGCTGCTGCGGGAAACAGAGGTCCAAATCCAGGCAGTGTGACATCTCCGGGCAGCAGCCGGAAAATTATAACGGTGGGTTCTAGTGATCTGCTTCTGGGAAAAAGCGGAATTTCAGGGCGTGGACCGACTTTTGAATGTGTCTGCAAGCCGGATTTAGTGGCTCCTGGGAGTCATATCGTCGCTTGTACACCTGGCTCCAAAAATGGTTATGGAATAAAGAGTGGGACTTCGATGTCCACGCCTTTGATCTCGGGAGCAATCGCGCTGCTTCTGGAAAAGCATCCGGATTTGACGAATGTGCAGGTGAAAAAAATACTGTTGGAGAGTGTAGATGATATGGGACTGTCTCACAATCAGCAGGGCAGAGGGGTATTCAACTTGAAAAAGTTTTTGGAACGCTGA